TGGGTGTGGACGCCGCCGCCGCTCTTCGACGAGGCGGGCCGGTGCATGGCCGCCTACCTGACGATGACCGCGTCGCACGTCAACAACGTCCCGATCGTCGCGGCGAACCGGGTCGGGGAGGAGCGCGGCGGCCGGTTCCTCGGCTGCTCCCTCATCACGGGCACGGGCGGGTGGCCGATCGGCTCCGTCGCCCCCGCCGAGGGCGAGACGACCGTCTACGCCGATCTCGACCTCGCGGCGTCACGGTCGGCGCCGATCTGGAACGACCTCAACGACCTGGTCCGGGACCGGCGCACCGATCTGTACGATCCGCTGCTCGGCTATCGCGGCGGCGACGCGTTCCCCCGCTGAGCGGGCGCCGCCATGAGCGACACCACGCGGACCCTGCGGGCCGCCGGCGCTCCCGTGCCGGCGCTGCCGCCGGCGGCGGCGCGCTGGCTGGCCGGCGCCGCCCTGGTCACGGCGACCGCCGTCCTCGCCGTGCTCCTCGCGCGCGCGACGGACGGGCTTCCCCACGTCCTGCCGGGGTACGCGCGCTGGCAGGACGAGGCGTACGCCGGCGTCCCGCAGTTCCTGCGGTGGTGGATCGGCGACGCCACCGAGCCGCAGTTCTTCAAGTCGGCGCCCGGCGGGATCGCCATGATCGCGGGCGGATGGCTCGCGCACACGGCCGCCCGCCGCGGCCGCCGCTGGGCCGGGTTCCCGCTCGCGTGCGGCTCCGGCCTGTGGCCGTGGCTGCTGTACTCGGCGGTGCTCGGGCTGCTGCTGTCCGACCTCGCCTGGGGGTGGACGATCCCGGCGACGGGCCGGTGGCAGCCCACCTTCGTGCCGTTCGTGTCCGTGCCCCCGGCGGTCGTGCTCGTCTACGGCGCGGGCTGGTCCGTCGCGGTCACCGGGGCGGTGCTCGGGGCCGCGCTGGCCACCCCGGCCGCGCTGGTCGTGACGAACTTCTTCTGCCTGCCCCTGCACCTGCCGAACGTCATCGGCTGCGTCACCGGCATGTGGGCCGGCGCGCTCCTGGCGTTCCTGATCTGCCGCCACCTGCCGTGGATGCCCGGCCCTCTCCCGGCCGCGCGGACCGGGGAACCGTCCGCGACCGTGCCTGGACGGGGCGGGTTCGGGGCGGGCTGGGTCGTCCGGCGCGTGCTGGCCGACTTCACCGAGGCCCAGTTCTACGGCAACGAGCTGGCCTCCGCGGGGCTGATCGGCGCGACCGTCGTGGTGTACCTGCTCAACCCGCTGACCCCCGTGTACGGCAGCACCCTGCTGCCCGCGCTGCTGACCGCCCAAGTGCTGGCGGGCACGCTGGGCGTCCTGCTCTACCATCGGCGCTGGGCCGCCCTCGGCTGGTATCCGACGTTCGTGCCGGTCGTGTCGCTCGCGCCGGCGGTCGTCCTCACCTACGGGGGGACGGTCCAGGCCGTCGTCGCCGGGGCGGTGTGCGGCGCCGTCGCGGGGCCGCCGCTGGCCGCGCTGATCTCCAGGCGCCTGCCCGCCGACTTCCATCCGTTCATCGGCAACGTGGCCTCCATGGCCGTGTGCACGCTCGTCGCCGTACCGCTGCTCGGCCTGCTGCCGGGATTCGCTTCTACCCTCTGACCTGCGACAAGGAAGGACCTGCCTTGCGTACCGTCCAGTTCACCCGTGACGACACCGTCCTCGGCGCCGAGATCCGCGACGGCGACGGGCCCCCGGTGGTGCTGCTCCCCGGCGTCATGGCGGACGCCGCGACCTGGCGGCCCGTCGTCGAGCACATCGACCTGCCCAACCCGGTGCTCGTTCTCGACCGTCGCGGCCGGGCCGCGAGCGGGCCGCTCGGACCGGGCTACTCGGTCCGCACCGAGGTGGACGACCTGAGCCACGTCCTCGGGAGTCTCGGCGATCTCGGCCTCACCGGCGGGACGCACCTGTTCGGCTGGAGCTACGGCGGCCTGATCGCGCTGGAGGCCGCGGCCGGCCGCACCGACCTGCGCTCGCTCACCCTGTACGAGCCGGTGTCCCGCCCGTTCGCCCCGGAGGCGCTGGGCCCGCTGCGCGAGGCGATCGACCGGAACGACCTGGACCGGGCGGTGGAACTCGTGAACACCGCCGTGTCCGGTTTCTCGGACGAGTACGTCGCCGAGCTGCGGCGGAGCCCGGTGTGGGACGTCCTCCGCCCGCTGGCGCGGCCCCTCGCGGACGAGCTCGGCGCCATCGACGCCCACCGGCCCGCCTTCGACGCTTTCGCGGACCTCGATGTGCCGGTCACCCTGCTCCTCGGCGCGGAGAACGAGGGGAAGGCGCCCTACGGGACCGCGTTCGCGCGGTTCGAGCGGGCGATGCCGCGGGCACGGGTGGTCCGCATCGCGGGAGAGGGCCACCTCGCCCACGCCTCCGCTCCCCGGCTGCTCGCGGAGCACATCGTCGACGTGGTGAAGGCGTCCTGAGGCGCCTGAGCGTTCGCCTCGCTTCAGGTCACGGCCGCGAACCGGCGGGACGCGGCCAGAAGGGGCCGGCATGTGCGTCGGCCCGGGCGGCGTTCAGGGCGCCGATCGTGGTGGCCAGGGCGAGGAGCACCATCGCGATCCTGAGGGTGATACGCAAGATCTTCATCTGTGGAACCCCCGTTCCATCGAACGGATCCTTACCCCGTGTGATGCGGACGGATCGGGAAGTGTTCCCCGAAGACCTCAGAAAAAGGTACGCGGTTGGTCTAGGTGAGCTGGGGAGCCGGGGAGGCGGCCTGCTCGCGTCGCCAGAGGGCGAGGTAGGGGCCGGGGCGGTTCACGAGGTCGGTGTGGGTGCCCCGGTCGGCGACGCGGCCCCCGTCCAGAACGATGATCTCGTCGACGGCGTCCAGGCCGGCGAGGCGGTGGGTGACCAGGAGGGTCGTCCGGCCCTCGGTGGCGGTGAGGAGGTCGGCGGTCAGCTCGTCGGCGGTCGCGAGGTCGAGGTGCTCGGCGGGCTCGTCGAGGAGCAGGATCGGGAAGTCGGCGAGGAGGGCGCGGGCCAGGGCGATGCGCTGGCGCTGGCCGCCGGAGACCCGGGCGCCGTGCTCGCCGACGCGGGTGGCGAGGCCGTCCGGGAGGGACTCGACCCAGTCGAGGAGCCGGGCGCGGCGCAGCGCGTCGCGGATCTCCGCGTCGGTGGCGGACGGACGGGCCAGGCGGATGTTCTCGCCGATCGTCGAGTCGAACAGGTGGGCGTCCTGGGCGCAGAGGCCGATGACGCGGCGGACGTCGTCGCCGGAGAGGGCGCGCAGGTCGACGCCGTTGAGGGACGTCCGTCCGCCGGCGGGCTCCAGGAAGCGGAGCAGCACGGCCGTCAGGGTGGTCTTGCCCGATCCGCTCGGGCCGACGATCGCGCAGCGGCGGCCGGGGGCCAGGTCCAGGGAGACGCCGTCGAGAGCGTGGGGCGCGGTGGGCGTCCAGCGGGCACGGAGGTTCTCGACCGAGAGCGTGTAGGGCGCCGCGGGCAGGGGTGCCGGGGCGTCCGGTTCCTGGACCGGGGGCGGGCTGTCCAGGACGGCGAACACGCGCGCGGCCGAACGGCGGACCCGCTCCAGGTACTGCGCGGCCAGGGGCAGCCCGGCGACGACCTCGAACGCGGCCAGCGGGAGGAGGACGACGACCGCGAGCAGGACGCCGTCGAGGGCTCCTGAGCGGACGGCCGGCACGCCGACGGCGAGACTGCCCCAGACGGCCAGACCACCGGCAAGGGCGGAGATGGCGGCGCCGAGCCCGGCGGTGGTGGCGGAACGGGCCGTGGCGCGCGTGAATTCGCGATCGATTCGCGCGGCCTCGGCGAGCTGCTCGGGGACGGCGCCGTAGGCGATGAGTTCCGGCGCGCCCTGGAGGGTGTCGACGACGTGCGAGGTGAGCTCGCCGCGCAGGTCGGTCGTGCGGCGTTCGGCGCGGCGGGAGACGGCGCCCGACAGCCAGGGGGCGACGACCCCGGCGAGCAGCAGGGCCAGCAGGAGCACGACGCCCGCCGAGGGAAGCAGCAGCCAGGCGAGCCCGACGGAGGCGCCGCCGACGACGGCCGCGACGGTGCAGGGCAGCAGGACCCGCAGGAAGAGGTCCTGGACGGCGTCGACGTCCGCGACCAGCCGGTTCAGGAGGTCTCCGCCGCGGAAGGCGGGGAGCCCGGCGGGTGCGAGCCTCTCCAGGCGCTCGTACACCCGTGCGCGCAGGTCGGCGAGGATCCGGAACGTCGCGTCGTGACCGACGAGGCGCTCGACGTACCGGAACACGCCCCGCCCCAGCCCGAACGCGCGGACCGCCACGATCGCGACCATCAGCATGAGCACCGGCGGATGCTGCGCCGCCCGGGAGATCAGCCAGGCCGACGTCGCCATCAGCCCGACTCCGCTGCCGAGGGCCAGCACCCCGAACAGCACCGCCAGCGCGAGCCGTCCCCGCGCCGGGCGTGCGAACCGGAGAAGCCGGAAGATCATGCCCTCACCCCCGCGTCATCGGCCGAAGCCCTCGCCGCCGCGCCCCACGGGGACGCGGAGGTTTCACGTGAATCATCCGTCCCGGCGATCCGCTCGGGGCCCTGGCGGCGGGTCATGCCGGCACCAGCGCCGGGGGGACGGGGACGGTGCGGTCGGCCATCGCGGCCAGCGCGGGGCGGTGGGCCACGAGGATCACCGTGCGGGACTCCGCCAGGCGCTGGACGGCGTCGAGGACGGCGGCCTCGCTCTCGGTGTCCAGGTTGGAGGTCGGCTCGTCCAGGAGGAGGAGCGGGGCGTCGCGGAGGAAGGCGCGGGCCAGGGCGATGCGCTGGCGCTGGCCCGCGGACAGGCCCGCGCCGCGGTCGCCCAGGGTGGTGTCGAAACCCGAGGGGAGGGCGTCGACGAACCCGAGGGCGTTCGCGGCGCGGGCGGCCTCGCGGACCTCGGCGTCGGAGGCGTCCGGACGGCCGAGGCGGATGTTCGCGGCGACGGTGCCGGCGAACAGGTGCGGGCGCTGGGGGACCCAGGCGATGCGCTCGCGCCAGGCGTCCGGGGCCAGGTCGGCGAGGTCGTCCCAGTCGACCAGGACGCGGCCCGAGTCCGGGCGGACGAAGCCGAGCAGCACGGCGAGCACGGTCGACTTGCCCGCGCCGCTCGGGCCGACGAGGGCGACCGTCTCGCCCGGGTGGACGGTCAGCGAGAAGTCGGCGAGGGCGGGGACGTCGCGGCCGGGGTACGTCACCGTCACGCCGTCCAGGCGGAGCGTCGCGCGGTCGGGGTCCGGGACGTCCCGCCGGGTCCCGGCGGGCGGCAGCGGCGTCTCGAGGACCTCGAAGATCCGCGCGGCGGCGGTGAGGCCCTCGACGCTCGCGTGGTACTGCGCGCCGACCTGGCGGAGCGGCAGGTAGGCCTCGGGCGCGAGGATCAGGACGAGCAGCGCGGTCTCCAGGCCGAGGCCGCCCTCCACCAGCCGGAGCCCGATCGACACGGCGACCAGCGCGACGGACAGGGTGGACAGCACTTCGAGGACGAGGGCGGACAGGAACGCGATCCGCAGGGTGGACATGGTCGCGCGCCGGTGCCGGCCGGTGATCTCGCGGATCCGGTCCGCCTGCGCGCGGGCCCGGCCGAAGATCTTCAGCGTGGGCAGCCCGGCGACGACGTCGAGGAAGTGGGCGGACAGCAGGGAGAGCGTCCGCCACTGCCGGTCCATCCTGCGCTGGGTGGTGAGCCCGACCAGGATCGCGAAGACGGGGATGAGCGGCAGCGTCGCGGCGATCGTCACGGCGGACAGCCAGTCGCCCAGCAGGATCCGCGCGCCGACCGCCACCGGGACGATCACCGCGAGGACGAGCTGCGGCAGGTAGCGGGAGAAATAGT
The sequence above is a segment of the Actinomadura coerulea genome. Coding sequences within it:
- a CDS encoding alpha/beta fold hydrolase, translated to MRTVQFTRDDTVLGAEIRDGDGPPVVLLPGVMADAATWRPVVEHIDLPNPVLVLDRRGRAASGPLGPGYSVRTEVDDLSHVLGSLGDLGLTGGTHLFGWSYGGLIALEAAAGRTDLRSLTLYEPVSRPFAPEALGPLREAIDRNDLDRAVELVNTAVSGFSDEYVAELRRSPVWDVLRPLARPLADELGAIDAHRPAFDAFADLDVPVTLLLGAENEGKAPYGTAFARFERAMPRARVVRIAGEGHLAHASAPRLLAEHIVDVVKAS
- the cydC gene encoding thiol reductant ABC exporter subunit CydC produces the protein MIFRLLRFARPARGRLALAVLFGVLALGSGVGLMATSAWLISRAAQHPPVLMLMVAIVAVRAFGLGRGVFRYVERLVGHDATFRILADLRARVYERLERLAPAGLPAFRGGDLLNRLVADVDAVQDLFLRVLLPCTVAAVVGGASVGLAWLLLPSAGVVLLLALLLAGVVAPWLSGAVSRRAERRTTDLRGELTSHVVDTLQGAPELIAYGAVPEQLAEAARIDREFTRATARSATTAGLGAAISALAGGLAVWGSLAVGVPAVRSGALDGVLLAVVVLLPLAAFEVVAGLPLAAQYLERVRRSAARVFAVLDSPPPVQEPDAPAPLPAAPYTLSVENLRARWTPTAPHALDGVSLDLAPGRRCAIVGPSGSGKTTLTAVLLRFLEPAGGRTSLNGVDLRALSGDDVRRVIGLCAQDAHLFDSTIGENIRLARPSATDAEIRDALRRARLLDWVESLPDGLATRVGEHGARVSGGQRQRIALARALLADFPILLLDEPAEHLDLATADELTADLLTATEGRTTLLVTHRLAGLDAVDEIIVLDGGRVADRGTHTDLVNRPGPYLALWRREQAASPAPQLT
- the cydD gene encoding thiol reductant ABC exporter subunit CydD yields the protein MKPLDPRLLRHARTTRPFLAASVLLGAATAGLIIAQATLLAGMLTRAFRHGASLGDLRTPLLLLLAVVVGRTLVAWLQEVAAHRSSAAVKSQLRGRLLARALALGPRWLSGERSGELATLATRGIDALDDYFSRYLPQLVLAVIVPVAVGARILLGDWLSAVTIAATLPLIPVFAILVGLTTQRRMDRQWRTLSLLSAHFLDVVAGLPTLKIFGRARAQADRIREITGRHRRATMSTLRIAFLSALVLEVLSTLSVALVAVSIGLRLVEGGLGLETALLVLILAPEAYLPLRQVGAQYHASVEGLTAAARIFEVLETPLPPAGTRRDVPDPDRATLRLDGVTVTYPGRDVPALADFSLTVHPGETVALVGPSGAGKSTVLAVLLGFVRPDSGRVLVDWDDLADLAPDAWRERIAWVPQRPHLFAGTVAANIRLGRPDASDAEVREAARAANALGFVDALPSGFDTTLGDRGAGLSAGQRQRIALARAFLRDAPLLLLDEPTSNLDTESEAAVLDAVQRLAESRTVILVAHRPALAAMADRTVPVPPALVPA